GGGACACACCGACGACGCCGCCGTCCTCGTCGTGGGCCGCGAGAGACCCCCCTCCCGCTCTCCGTGATCAGCCGAAGGGCGGCCCGCGGGCGCCACCGCCTCGCCGGACAGGCCGTTCCGGTGTGTGATGGCAACTGTGGTGCGTACCCCTGATCGGCGCCGAGCGATCGTCTACGGAGTCCAGATCCTGGCCGTGGCCGCCTGCTACTACGCGGCGGGGCGGCTGGGACTGCTTCGCCAGCTCGTGGTCGGGGACGCGGTCTTCACCCCCATCTGGCCGCCCACCGGCGTCGCGCTCGCCGCCCTGTTCGTGTTCGGCCCGCGCTGCTGGCCGGGTATCGCGCTCGGAGCCTTCTTCGTCGTCCTGTCCCTCGCTCCCCTGCGGCCGGCCGTGCTCGGCAACGTCGCCGGGAACACCGTCGCCCCCGTCTGCGCCTACCTCATGCTGCGCAGGGTGGGCTTCCGGACGGGTCTGAGCCGGTTACGGGACGGCGTCGCCCTGGTCTTCCTCGGGGCGCTGGCCGCGATGCTGATCAGTTCCACGGTGGGCGTCGGCCTCCTGGTCCTCACCGGCAAACTCGGCGCGGACGGCTTCTGGCCGGTCTGGCTGGCGTGGTGGGTGGGTGACGCGATGGGGGTGCTGCTGGTCACCCCGGCGCTGCTCCTGCTGAGCGGGGCCCACCAGGTACCCGACCCCGCGCGCTGGAAGGAGGTGCTGGTCCTGGTCGTCGTGGCGTGCGCCGTGATCCCGCTGGCCACCTACAGCGAGCTGAGCCTGCTCTACCTCATCTACCCCCTGCTGATCTGGGCGGCCCTGCGGTTCCAGCTGGCGGGCAGTGTGCTGTGCGCCCTGTTCGCCTCCGTGCTGGCCACCGTCGCGGCCACCGACGGCAAGGGTCCCTTCACCCATCTGACCCGTACCGAGGTGATGATCAAACTCCAGGTCTTCAACGGCTCCATGGCCCTCACCGCCCTGCTGCTGTCGGCGGTCATCATCGAGCAGCACAACACCCGGCGCTCGGTGGAGCGGGCCTGCCAGGAACTGGTCGAGGTCCTCGAACACCTCACCGCGGGCGAGGCGCCGCCCGGCCGCCTGCCGACGGACCGCAACGGCCCGCCGGAGGCCGGGGAGGGCCCGCGGTCCCCGCCCTGATCGAGGAGCGCCGGGGACGGACGCGTCCGACCGGGTCCCGGCGGAGAGCTCCGGTGCGGCCCTCGGCGCCCGCCCTCGTCCGGGTCCCGGACGCCACCGTCCGGGTCCCGGACGCCCCCCGGGCCGCGGGAGCGCACAGCGCGCCCTGGGGGTCCCGGCGGGCCGGGTCAGGCGGGCCGGGCGGTCAGGGCGGCGAGTTCCGCCAGCAGCCGGGCCGCCGGGGCCGGGTCGGTCAGCCACTTGAGGTGGCTGCCCTCCAGGGTGCGGACGTCGTACGGGTTGTCCGGGGTCAGCGCGTCGCCCTCGCGGATCAGCCGGTCCTGCAGGGCGAGCGGCAGGCTCGCGTCACCGGCCAGCCGGACGAAGGTCCTCGGGATGGTGCCCCAGGTCGCGGCCTGCGCCCGGTCGGCGGAGGTGCCCGCGTCGAGGTTCTCGTCGGGCTGGAAGGTGTTCAGGAAGGTCAGGAACTCCTCGTCCGTGCCGTCGGCGAGGAAGGCCGCCTTCCATCCCGCGAGGGCGTCCGGGTCCGCGGTGCGGAAGTTGACGCGCAGCAGGCCGAGCTCGGCCGGGTTCCCGGCCATGGCCCGGGCCACCGAGGTGATGTCGACCGTGGCCATCTCCGGCTCGGCGTAGTAGTCGCCGACGGTCAGGTCGACCGGGCACCAGGCGGACACGTAGACGAGGCGGTCGATCAGGTCGGGCCGGGCGTTGGCCGCCGCGGTGGCCGTGACACCGCCGCGGCTGTGCGAGACGAGGATCACCGGCCCGTTCTCCTTGGCCCGTTCCAGGATCCCGATCAGGTGGGCGGCGTTGTCGGCGAGGGTGACGCCCTTGATCGAACCGGGCGCGGTCGACAGGTCCCCGAGGTCCTGCGGCGCCTGGTAGGACCGCAGGTAGGTCGCGCCGAAGCCGTGGCCGGGAAGGTCCACGGCGACCGACCGGTGCCCGAGGAGGCCGAGTTCGGCCTGGAGCGGCGCGAAGGAGAAGGAGTTCGCGAACGCGCCGTGAACCAGCACGAAGGTCGGCTGCATCTGTCTACCCGCTCTCTGGTGTCCGCCGCGCTCCGCGACGCCCGGGACACTACGCAGTCGTAGATCACGTACGCAACCGGTATGCGCGCCTCGCGCGGTGGCCGGAGCGGATGGCGCGCATCGCGTCAACGCCTGCGCGTCCAGGCGTCGTTCGGCGGCGGCGGGACCTCTCGTGGTGGCCGGTGTGCCTACCGCGACGCCGCGGCCGGCGTCCTCGGCGGCGGGATCGCGGGCGTCCCCAGCGCCGGAGACATCGCCTAAGGGCGGTCCTCCTCGCCGCGCGGCCAGATGGCGACGGCGATCAGCACGGCCGCCCAGATTCCCAGCGGCGCGATCGGCCAGTAGTACGTCAGTTCGCCCTTGTGCACGCACCGCACGCCCCAGGCCGCGGACATGACGACCGCCCCGCCGAGCCAGTAGCGCCACTCGGCGAGCCACTGCTCCAGGTCCCTGCGGTTCCGCTCCGCGCGGCCGGGCACCGGCGCGGGCAGGTCGGCCGTGAGCGCCGCCAGTTCGCCGGCCGTGCGCGCCGCGAGCACCCCGGCCGTGCGGTGCGCTTGCTCCTGGGCGTCGATCCGCCCCTCGGCCAGCGCCTCCGCCAGCACGCCGAGCGCCCGGTCCCGGTCACGGTCCGAGACCCGCACGGCGGGCATGGCAGGATCGCGTTGTTCATCCATCACTGTTCCCCGTCCGTTCCAGTGATCCGACAACTTCAGAATACGACTGTATCTGAAAAACGAGGAGAGGTGCCGATGCCCAGGATCGTCGACTGGGAGGAGCAGCGTCGGCAGATCGGTGCGGCCCTGCTCGACCTGGCCTCCCGGCGCGGGCTCGACGAGGTCAGCGTGCGCACCGTGGCCGCCGCGAGCGGCCGCTCCCCCGGCGCCGTGCAGAAGTACTTCCGCACCAAGGAGGAGATGCTCGCCTTCGCCGCCGAGCTGGCCGGCGAACGGGTCGAGCGGCGCATGGCCGAGGTCGACACCGCCGCCCCACCGCGCCGGGCACTGCGCGAACTCGTCCTCACCACCCTTCCGTTGGACGCCGAGCGGCGCTCCGAGGCCGCCGTGCAGCTCGCCTTCGCGGTCCACGCGGCCCACCACCCCCGGCTCGCCGCGATCCGGCGCCAGGTCGACCGGGACGTGCGGCGGGCGCTGGCCACCTGGCTGGAATCGGCCGGTCACGGCGAGGACGCCGCGGCCCTCGCGGATGCGGTCATCGCGCTGGCCGACGGTCTGGCGTTGCGGATGCTGTACGCCCCGGACGAGCACGCGTCCCTGCTCGCGGCCCTGGACCGGGCGCTGGACGCGCTGCTGCCGCCTGCCCGGCCCGCCGATTGAGGGATTGGCGTGCGCCGGGCGCGGGCAGGCACCCCAGCGGAATGCGGCATGAGCACGCCCACCTTCCCCACAGGAGGCCGACCTTGCACGCACGTAGCTTCGTCCCCACCCTCGCCGCCGTCTTCGCGGCGGCCCTGGTCACCGCGGGTCCCGCGTACGCCACGCCGGCCGGCACCGACGCGCCGGACCTCGCGGCCCGCGTCGTCACCTACGACGCGAGCGCGTCAGCGGAGTTCCGGGCCGCCGTCGACCGCGGCGCGGCCATCTGGAACGAGAGCGTGGACAACGTCGAGCTGCGCCCGGTCGCGGCCGGCCAGCGCGCCAACATCCGGATCATCGCCGACAACGGCTGGCCCCGGGCCCTCACCACCTCGCTCGGCAACGGCACCGTCTACATAGGCCGCCAGGCCGTCACCCAGGGCTACAACACGATCCGGATATCGGCGCACGAGCTCGGCCACATCCTGGGTCTGCCGGACCGCAAGCCCGGCCCCTGCAGCAGCCTCATGTCGGGGTCCAGCGCGGGAGTGTCGTGCACCAACCCGTATCCGAACACGGCCGAGCGGGCGGAGGTGGAGGACAACTTCGGCCTGGCGCCCGCCCACCGGTCCGGTGTTCCGCACGGTGTCGTGCTGACGGACTGACGGCCGGCCCCGGGGAGACGCCGCCAGGCGGATCACCCCTCGTGCCGGCGTGCGGCTGCGGACGCCCGCACGCCGGGCGGCTCCGGACGCCGGTCCGGGAACGCCGGGCCCGCCCGGGAGCGGGCCCGGCGTACGCATGCGATCAGGTAGTCCCCGGCACGGGGTCGGCGGTCACACCGTGGGCCTCGCTGCGGAAGCCCGGGAAGGCCCGGACGATACGCCTCCACTGCGCCCAGGCGGCGCGGCAGCGGTCCTTCCGGGGCGCCGGCGGACTCGCCGGGCACCAGCGGCGGGATGCCGGGCGGCGTCACGGTCACCCCCGCGGCGGTGACGCGGCCCGCCGCCTCCGCGCGATCGCAACCGTTCGGCACGGCCCCTGATCAACCGCTCGTAGCACCGCGCCGGATCCGGCGCAGCACCTGGGCGCCGTCCGGGGGCCGTCCGGCGGGTCCCGGGCGACGACGGCCGCGGCCGGCCCGGCCTCGGTTGCAGGGCGGCGCGGGCCTGCTGGACGCCGGAGGCCCGGCACGGGTCGAGGCCCTTCTCCTCCAGCGCCCGGCCGATCCGGCGCACCCGTTCCGTCCCCCCTCCGGCCAGCGGGTCCTGGCACAGTGTCAGGGGGGACGGTTCCTCGTGTCGTGGATCCGCCTTCGGCGGGGACGTGCCGCCGCCGTGGGCGGGTGGGTCACCGTGCCCGGTCGGGCGGGGGGCCGGCACGGGCTCACGAGGGCGCTTCACTCGCAGGTGGCGCCGATCGTCGGCCACGGCGGCATCCGGGCGGCCGGGACGACCACAATCGCCGAACGCGGGTATACGGGACGCCGTGACGACAAGGCCCCCTCATGTGAGGAGCAGAGGATGACCGACGACGCCTACCTCGTCCTGCTGCCCGGCACGACGACCGCCCTCGGTGTGCCCCCCGCGGCGGTCGGCGACCTGGCCTGCATGGACACGCCCGCCGTTCAGGCGTGGCTGCAGGCCCAGGGTGTGACCGCGGACTCCCCCGAACTGCGGCTGGTGCCGCCCGAGGAGACGGCGGCCGTCCCCGAGGACGCCGAGCGGCTGCCCGTGCCCCTGGGCGACGAGGAACTGAGCCGCCTGCGCCACCACGCCGCGCCGCCGGACCTCGCGCGGCTGGAGGAGGAGCTGCTGGCCTACCGCACCTGCACCGACGGCCGCAACGCCCTGCTCACCCGTGCTCTCGCGGCCGGGGTGCCGGCGCACCGGGTCGCGGAGCTCACGGGTGAGGACCTGGCCACGGTCAAGGCGGCCACCGGCTGAAGACCGGCAGGACGTCGTCCCGTGGACCGTCCGGATCCCCCGGGGCACGAGCCGGACGGCGGTCCATCCGGCCGGCACCCGTACCGCTGGGGGTGCTGACCGGATGGCCGGCCGGCCGCCGCCGTTCCTAGCCTCGACGTCATGATCATTCGTCGTTCATGGGTGCCGGCCGCGCTGCTCGGGCTCGCGGTCGCCTCGTTGCCGTCGGAAACGGCCTCGGCCGCGCCGGACCCCTCGGGCCTGGCCCGGGTGGTGCAGCGTGACGCCGACGCGCTGCGGGACGCCGGGGTGACCGGGGTCGCCGTCCGGCTGGAGACTCCGGGCACGGCCGTCACGGCCCGGTCCGGGGTGGGAGACCTGGCCACCGGCCGCCCGGTCCCGGAGAGCGGTTACCTGCGCCTGGGCAGCGTCACCAAGACCTTCGTCGCCACGGTCGTGCTGCAACTGGTGGGCGAGCAGCGGATCTCCCTCGACCAGACGGTGGAGGACCTGCTCCCCGGAGTGGTGTCCGGACCGGGTCACGACGGCGGGGCCATCACCGTCCGCCGGCTGCTCCAGCACACCAGCGGGCTGCCCGACTACGTCCACGACGTCTTCCCCGAACCGAGCGCCCGGACCTACTTCGCCCACCGGTGGCGCGCCTACCGGCCCGAAGAGCTGGTGCGCCTGGCGCTGCGTCATGAGCCCGTCTTCCCGCCGGGCACCGGCTGGGCGTACTCCAACACCAACTACGTACTCGCCGGGATGATCATCGAGCGGGTCACCGGCCGCACCTGGGAGCAGCAGGTCCACGACCGCATCCTGCGTCCGCTCGGTCTCCGGGCCACCGACACCCCCGGTACGTGGCCCTTCCTGCCCCGGCCGCACGCCTCCGGCCACCAGCAGTTCACCGCGGGCGGCCCGATGATCGACACCACGCTCCCCTACCGGCCCTTCGACAGCGGCGCCGACGGCTCGATGACCGGCACGGCCCGCGACCTCAACCGCTTCTTCGGTGCCCTGGCCGGGGGCCGGCTGCTGGGGCCCGCCGAACTGGCCGCCATGCGGACCACGGTCCCGGTGCCGCGCGACGGCGGACATCCGCCGGGCACCCGGGACGGGCTGGGACTGTTCTTCACCCCCTTGTCCTGCGGGGGCGGATACCTGGGGCACGGGGGCAGCGGTTTCGGCTACGTCGTCCGTGCCGCCACCACCACGGACGGACGGCGCACCGTCACCGTCTCCGCGCACAGCCGTTCGGCGGATCCCGGGGAGACGGCCCGGCAGGAAGAGGCGCTGAACCACCTCGTCGACCACGCGCTGTGCCACCCCGGCTGACGCCGTAGGCTCCCTTCCGCAAAGGCAGGATCGGCAGTGCGACGGGGGCGGAAGTGACGTACGAGGGACACGGCGGCCGTGACGTGAGCGCGGCGGCCGGGGCGGTGGTGGCGGCGCTGCGTGAGCTCGCCGCTCGGCGACCCGGCGAGCTCACGCTGCTGGACGGCTTCCCCGACGCGGAGCTGGACGGCTGGCCCGTGGAGGTGCCCGAGGCGGTGCGCGTCGTGCTGCGCGCCCTGGGGGGTGTCACCGCGGGCCGGCAGCGGTACGCGTTCGGGCCGTCCGGGCACCCGCGCGTCCGCTCGGCGTCCGAGGACGCGACGTGGGCCCTGACACCGCGCGGCGACGTGCTGACCGGGACGGGCGCCGGCACGGCGGACTGGGGGCCGGTGCTGTCCCTCGCCCACGTCGACGAGTACGCGTTCACCGTCGAGGCGCCGGGGTTCGTGCCCTGGCTGGAAGATCTCGTCCGCCGCCTCGCCGGCGGGACGCCGCACGACGACGCGGGCGGGGCCGCAGCACCGCCCTTCACCATCGCCGCGGTGCCCTCCATCGAGGCCGCCGAGGGCCCGGACGCGGAGCTCGCCGCGATCGTCGGCGCCGGTCACAGCCTCCTCGACGTCGCCGATCTGCGGGATCTGCCGGGTTATCCGTGCGCGATCTCCTGGGAGCCGTACTTCACCTATGACGGCGGCACGGCGGACACCAGCGGCAGCGACGTGGACTACCGGCTCGCCGGCGGGGGACGCGTGCTGCTGCTGGAGAGCGACGTCAGCGGGGACTTCCTGGGCCGGCCCGTCCGGCGGCACCGGGTCCCCGACGACGCCGCGGCCACGGCGGTGTCCGGGCTGCGGTCGCTGGCCCGGCGGTTCCCGCGGCTGGTGACCCTCGCCGACGGGACCGCCGACGCGGAACTCGACCGGTGGCCGGTCCCCGTCCCGCCGGACGTGCGGACCGTGCTGCGAGCCGTCGGCGAGGTGCGCGTGGCGGGCATGCCGGCCCTGCGGCTGATGCCCGGTGAGCCCTGGCAGCGGGTCGATCCCGCGCTGGACCGGATGATCCGCGGCGACGGCGGCGCGTACTGGCCGCTGGCCCGCGTCGGCCGCGCCCCGCGCAGTGTCTCCCTCGCCCACGTGCGGATCGATCCGGCCACCGGGCAGTGGGGATACGTGGTCTCCGTCCCGGGCGGCGCGGACGCGCTGCGCGAGGAACCCGAACTGGTGCTGCTCGCCGAGTCGCTGCCCGCCCTGCTGCTGAACGTCGTCCACGTGGTCGAGGAGGCGGTGCGCCGGGCGTCGGCCACGGGGTCGGACCCCGCCTCCCTGGTCACCGCCGCCACGAGGTGGTTCACGCCCAACACCGGGGAGCCCTGGACGATGCCGGTGCCCGTCGAGGAGTGGGCCGGCTCCCCCGATCCCCTGCGGGCCGGCGCCGCCGCCTTCCCGCCGGGCAGCCACGCCGCCGACCTGCGCGACTCCCCCGTCCCGACCGACCTCTGCTTCTACCGCGCCGAATCCTGGCGCTGGCACCGCACCCTCGACCGGCTGCACTTCCTCGGCGGCGGACAGGTGGTGGTCGCGGTCGCGGAGACCGACGGCTGAGGGAGCGCGGCGTCCCGCCTACGGCTCAGGCGCCTGCGGCTCGCGGTGCCGGGCCCACGCCGTCGCGCGCAGGTCCGCGTCGAGCAGGACGTCCGCCGCGGTGCGGGCCAGGGCGCCGGTGACGGCGGTCAGCACCGCGCGGGCCCGGTCCGAGGCCGCCGCGCGGGCGAACTCGGGGGTGTGGTCGGAGCCGCCGGCGTCCATGACGGCGACGAACGGGTGGATGGCGGGCACCCGCGAGCTGACGTTCCCGATGTCCGAGGAACCGAGGTGGACGCCGGGGACCGGCGGGGTGAGGGTGATGCCCGCGTTCCCGAGGTGCCCGGCGAACCGCTCGGACAGGACCTCGCTGTCGCGGAAGTGTTCGTAGCGGACGGTGGCCCGCTCGACCTCGGCCCGGGTCCCGGTGGCGAGGGCGACGCCCTCGGCGCAGGTGCGCAGCCGCTCCACCAGGTCCTCCAGCTCGGCCGTGGTGGCGGCGCGCAGGCCGAACCGTCCCTCGGCGTACTCGGGGACGATGTTGGTGGCGGTGCCGCCCTGGGTGACGATCCCCTGGATGTGGGACGCCCGCGGCAGCCGCCGGCCGAGACCGTGCACCACGTTGAACAGCTCGATCAGCGCGGCCAGGGCGTCGATGCCCTCCGTCGGGTTGCCCGTGGGGTGGGCGGCGCGCCCGTGGAAGCCGACCCGGTACTGCACCTGGGCGGTGAGCGGGGCCCGCACCCAGTCGTACACGCCGGGGTGGAACATCAGCGCGGCGTCCACGTCGTCGAACACGCCGGCCTCCGCTTCGAGGACCTTCCCGCCGCCGCCCTCCTCGGCCGGGGTGCCGACCGCCAGCACCGAACCGGGCGTCCCGCCGAGGACCGTGCGGACCGCGAGGGCCGCGCCCAGGCCGGCCGCGGCGATCAGGTTGTGGCCGCAGGCATGACCGAGACCGGGCAGCGCGTCGTACTCAAGGAGCAGCGCCACGGCGGGGCGGCCGTGGCCCGAGCGGGCGGTGAACGCGGTCGGCAGTCCCGCCACCGGGCGCTCCACGGCGAACCCCTCGCGTTCCAGGATGCCGGTGAGCAGGGCCGCCGCCCGGTGCTCGGCGAAGGCGTACTCGGGGTCGGCGTGCAGGCGCAGGGCGACGTCCCAGAGTTCGCCGGCCCGGCGGGCCACCTCGGTGTCCAGGGTGGTGTGGACGTCGTCGTGC
Above is a genomic segment from Streptomyces glaucescens containing:
- a CDS encoding TetR/AcrR family transcriptional regulator, whose protein sequence is MPRIVDWEEQRRQIGAALLDLASRRGLDEVSVRTVAAASGRSPGAVQKYFRTKEEMLAFAAELAGERVERRMAEVDTAAPPRRALRELVLTTLPLDAERRSEAAVQLAFAVHAAHHPRLAAIRRQVDRDVRRALATWLESAGHGEDAAALADAVIALADGLALRMLYAPDEHASLLAALDRALDALLPPARPAD
- a CDS encoding serine hydrolase domain-containing protein, producing MIIRRSWVPAALLGLAVASLPSETASAAPDPSGLARVVQRDADALRDAGVTGVAVRLETPGTAVTARSGVGDLATGRPVPESGYLRLGSVTKTFVATVVLQLVGEQRISLDQTVEDLLPGVVSGPGHDGGAITVRRLLQHTSGLPDYVHDVFPEPSARTYFAHRWRAYRPEELVRLALRHEPVFPPGTGWAYSNTNYVLAGMIIERVTGRTWEQQVHDRILRPLGLRATDTPGTWPFLPRPHASGHQQFTAGGPMIDTTLPYRPFDSGADGSMTGTARDLNRFFGALAGGRLLGPAELAAMRTTVPVPRDGGHPPGTRDGLGLFFTPLSCGGGYLGHGGSGFGYVVRAATTTDGRRTVTVSAHSRSADPGETARQEEALNHLVDHALCHPG
- a CDS encoding DUF1707 domain-containing protein, which encodes MDEQRDPAMPAVRVSDRDRDRALGVLAEALAEGRIDAQEQAHRTAGVLAARTAGELAALTADLPAPVPGRAERNRRDLEQWLAEWRYWLGGAVVMSAAWGVRCVHKGELTYYWPIAPLGIWAAVLIAVAIWPRGEEDRP
- a CDS encoding alpha/beta fold hydrolase, whose amino-acid sequence is MQPTFVLVHGAFANSFSFAPLQAELGLLGHRSVAVDLPGHGFGATYLRSYQAPQDLGDLSTAPGSIKGVTLADNAAHLIGILERAKENGPVILVSHSRGGVTATAAANARPDLIDRLVYVSAWCPVDLTVGDYYAEPEMATVDITSVARAMAGNPAELGLLRVNFRTADPDALAGWKAAFLADGTDEEFLTFLNTFQPDENLDAGTSADRAQAATWGTIPRTFVRLAGDASLPLALQDRLIREGDALTPDNPYDVRTLEGSHLKWLTDPAPAARLLAELAALTARPA
- a CDS encoding snapalysin family zinc-dependent metalloprotease — translated: MHARSFVPTLAAVFAAALVTAGPAYATPAGTDAPDLAARVVTYDASASAEFRAAVDRGAAIWNESVDNVELRPVAAGQRANIRIIADNGWPRALTTSLGNGTVYIGRQAVTQGYNTIRISAHELGHILGLPDRKPGPCSSLMSGSSAGVSCTNPYPNTAERAEVEDNFGLAPAHRSGVPHGVVLTD
- a CDS encoding MASE1 domain-containing protein → MATVVRTPDRRRAIVYGVQILAVAACYYAAGRLGLLRQLVVGDAVFTPIWPPTGVALAALFVFGPRCWPGIALGAFFVVLSLAPLRPAVLGNVAGNTVAPVCAYLMLRRVGFRTGLSRLRDGVALVFLGALAAMLISSTVGVGLLVLTGKLGADGFWPVWLAWWVGDAMGVLLVTPALLLLSGAHQVPDPARWKEVLVLVVVACAVIPLATYSELSLLYLIYPLLIWAALRFQLAGSVLCALFASVLATVAATDGKGPFTHLTRTEVMIKLQVFNGSMALTALLLSAVIIEQHNTRRSVERACQELVEVLEHLTAGEAPPGRLPTDRNGPPEAGEGPRSPP
- a CDS encoding DUF6003 family protein, whose product is MTDDAYLVLLPGTTTALGVPPAAVGDLACMDTPAVQAWLQAQGVTADSPELRLVPPEETAAVPEDAERLPVPLGDEELSRLRHHAAPPDLARLEEELLAYRTCTDGRNALLTRALAAGVPAHRVAELTGEDLATVKAATG
- a CDS encoding amidohydrolase; this encodes MALTHDDVHTTLDTEVARRAGELWDVALRLHADPEYAFAEHRAAALLTGILEREGFAVERPVAGLPTAFTARSGHGRPAVALLLEYDALPGLGHACGHNLIAAAGLGAALAVRTVLGGTPGSVLAVGTPAEEGGGGKVLEAEAGVFDDVDAALMFHPGVYDWVRAPLTAQVQYRVGFHGRAAHPTGNPTEGIDALAALIELFNVVHGLGRRLPRASHIQGIVTQGGTATNIVPEYAEGRFGLRAATTAELEDLVERLRTCAEGVALATGTRAEVERATVRYEHFRDSEVLSERFAGHLGNAGITLTPPVPGVHLGSSDIGNVSSRVPAIHPFVAVMDAGGSDHTPEFARAAASDRARAVLTAVTGALARTAADVLLDADLRATAWARHREPQAPEP